DNA from Micrococcales bacterium:
CCGGCGGTGGTCGCGCCGCTGGACAGCATCAACGAACCCACCAGGGAGGCCAACTGGGCCGAGGGCAGGGTGGTGCCGTAGGCGGCGGTGAGCCGCGCGATCATCGCGATCTGGAGCGGGACCAGGATGGCCGCGTCGGCAAACGGAATCGGGGTCGCGCCGGTGGCCAGGGCAGTCGACGCGCTTGTTGTAATGATCTTTTTAGCAGCGTGTCTTTTACGCCCCCAGTCGAGCTGCTGGGCGGCGGACAGCGCAGCCACAGCAATCTCCGGGATCGTGTCGAAGGTGGCGTCGAGCAACTCCTGCAGCCCGAACACCACCGTGCCGAGGAACGGGTCTGCCTTGGCGTTGGTGAGGAAGACCCGCCCATCGCCGGCCAACGGAAGCCCGAGTGCCGCGACGTAGTGGGCGAACTCCAGGGCATCCTCGTGGATCTGGCCGGCGGTGTTGCACGGCACCTGGGTGAGTACGAACAGGACCGGAACCCCGAGGTCGTGAAGTCGCTGCACGAAAGCGGCTTGGTGCTCCTCGAAGCGCCGGTCGCTCCAGCGCACCGTGTACCAGGCCACGTGGATCTGCGCTGAGGCCTCACCACCGCGACTGGTGGTCACGATCTCCTCGAGGGCGGCCAGGATGCGGTCGCCCGCTTCGCCGGTCTCGAAGCCACGCGAGTCGTACACCCCGAGGATGCCGTTCGGGTGTACGTAGTAGTCCAGCCCGGTCGTGACGGGGCGCCCGGTGCCGGTGGCCGCAACATCCTCGCCGAACATGGCGTTGATCAGCGTGCTCTTCCCGGTGCCGGTCTTGCCGAAGATCGCCAGGTTGAACCGGCCGAGGGCGTTGAGTGCCTGCGCGTACTCCTCCCGGTACATGCGGGTGACGTCGGCCGCTGCGAAGTCCTTCACGACCTCAGGCTATGAGCCCGGGCGGGGCGACGGCGGTTCAGAACGGCCATACCCATTCCCTGATCTCGGGCAGATCCTCGCCGCGCTCCCGGATGTAGTGCTCGTGCTCGAGTCGCCGGTCCACCATCGCCTGGCGAAGACCGGCCGCATGGGCGCCGAGCCCGGGGACCCGGTCGATGACGTCGATGACGAGGTGGAACCGGTCGATGTCGTTGCGCACACACATGTCGAACGGCGTCGTCGTGGTCCCCTCCTCCTTGTAGCCGCGCACGTGCAGGTTGTCGTGGCCGGCGCGCGAGTACGTGAGCCGGTGGATCAACCACGGGTAACCGTGGTAGTTGAAGATGATCGGCTTGTCGGTGGTGAACAGGGCGTCGAACTCGCTGTCGCGCAGGCCGTGCGGATGCTCCGAATGCGGGAGCAGGCGCATGAGGTCCACCACGTTGACCACTCGCACCCGGAGGTCCGGTAGGTGCTCGCGCAGGATCGCCGCCGCAGCCAGCACCTCCATGGTCGGCACGTCGCCGGCACACGCCAGCACGACGTCGGGATCCCCACCACCGTCGTTGCCCGCCCACTCGAACATGCCGATCCCGCGGGTGCAGTGCAGGCGGGCCTGTTCGGCGTCCAGCAGATCCAGCACCGGCTGTTTGCCGGCCACCACGACGTTGATGTAGTCCCGGCTGCGCAGGCAGTGGTCAACGGTGGACAGCAGCGTGTTGGTGTCCGGCGGCAAGTACACCCTGATGACATCGGCCTTCTTGTTCACGACGTGGTCGATGAAGCCTGGATCCTGGTGGGAGAAGCCGTTGTGGTCCTGGCGCCACACATGTGACGTGAGCAGGTAGTTCAGGGAGCCGATGGGCATCCGCCACCCGATGTCGCGGGTCGTGTTCAGCCACTTGGCGTGCTGGTTCACCATCGAGTCGACGATGTGGATGAACGCCTCGTAGCAGGAGAACAACCCGTGCCGTCCAGTGAGCAGGTAACCCTCCAGCCACCCCTGGCACGTGTGCTCGCTGAGCACTTCCATGACCCGGCCGTCACGGCTGAGCAGGCTGTCCCATTCGTCCGGGAGTTTCTCTGCCTCCCAGGTCTTGCCTGTCACCTCCAGCACGCCGGTCAGCCGGTTCGACTCGGTCTCGTCGGGGCCGAAGATCCGGAAGTTCCCGGCATCGAGGTTCATGCCCATCACATCGCGCAGGAAGCCACCCAGCACCCGCGTCGGTTCGTGGGTCGCCTTTGCGGGCTCCGGCACCGCGACGCAATGATCCATCCACGCGGGAAGGCGCAGTTGTCGCAGCAGACGGCCGCCGTTGGCATGCGGCTGAGCGGACATCCGCTTGTCGCCCCCCGGCGCCAGTTCCAGCAGGTCCGCCTGCGGTCGTCCGGTCTCGTCGAACAACTGCTCCGGGCGGTAGGAGCGCATCCACTGCTCGAGCATGCGCAGGTGCTGGCGGTCGGTCCGGGTGTTCAGCAGCGGCACTTGATGGCTGCGCCACGTGCCCTCCACCCGCTTGCCGTCGACCACCGCCGGGCCGGTCCAGCCCTTCGGGCTGCGCAGGACGATCATCGGCCACTGGGCTCTGGTGGTCTTGCCCTCCTCGCGGGCTGCCCGCTGGATCTCAGCGATCTCCGCCATGGCGGTGTCCAGGGTCGAGGCCATGAGGTGGTGCATCCGTTCGGGATCGGTCCCTCGACGAAGTGCGGCTTCCATCCCGAGCCGACGAGCAGCGCGGTGAGTTCCTCATGGGGGATGCGTGCGAGCACCGTCGGGTTGGCGATCTTGTAGCCGTTGAGGTGCAGGATCGGCAGCACCGCACCGTCGGTCACCGGGTTGAGGAACTTCGTGCCGTGCCAGGAGGTCGCCAGCGGCCCGGTCTCCGCTTCGCCGTCACCCACCACAGCGGCCACGACCAGATCCGGGTTGTCGAACGCCGCACCGAAGGCATGGGACAGGGAGTAGCCGAGTTCGCCGCCCTCATGGATCGACCCCGGCGTCTCGGGCGCCACATGGGAAGGGATGCCACCCGGGAAGGAGAACTGCTTGAACAGCTTGGCCATG
Protein-coding regions in this window:
- a CDS encoding DUF697 domain-containing protein gives rise to the protein MKDFAAADVTRMYREEYAQALNALGRFNLAIFGKTGTGKSTLINAMFGEDVAATGTGRPVTTGLDYYVHPNGILGVYDSRGFETGEAGDRILAALEEIVTTSRGGEASAQIHVAWYTVRWSDRRFEEHQAAFVQRLHDLGVPVLFVLTQVPCNTAGQIHEDALEFAHYVAALGLPLAGDGRVFLTNAKADPFLGTVVFGLQELLDATFDTIPEIAVAALSAAQQLDWGRKRHAAKKIITTSASTALATGATPIPFADAAILVPLQIAMIARLTAAYGTTLPSAQLASLVGSLMLSSGATTAGRWMVSSLLRVVPGGQPAAMFISGTVAASMTTAMGWAWVAVLEKYLVNGDISDEQALRTVFAEEFRRRFKLTRGASAKELPAGE